Proteins from a genomic interval of Colletotrichum higginsianum IMI 349063 chromosome 6, whole genome shotgun sequence:
- a CDS encoding Calpain family cysteine protease: MSFGNSSDSDSDSSSSSAGRNITHSHHRKYIASMPVTVSKPRKTKQQPPQEIIDEFWAKFTTKTPGKATTVVPQNAYAERVAKRSATATGIGTQVSYDEAATVCRAKVEKIVQECRRVNQRYRDPHYDIEFDLKFGRRDCLESLCNTRGEEPPQSTFHPKAVKRVVDIFDSPQFYIDGPTANDVRQGRDGDCWLMAALCNLSNKPGLIERVCVAHDQDVGVYGFVFHRDGEWYSEIIDDKLYLTKPDYDEGYLERILWEDRERVNSEEAYRRIYQTNSGALYFAQCENPNETWLPLLEKAYAKAHGDYASIEGGFTGEAIEDLTGGVTSEIYTTDILDREYFWNEKLLKVNQDWLLGCSTGFASRGWGERKGIIEMHAYSVMKAVEMDGHRLVLLKNPWGKGEWKGAWSDGSKEWTSEWLQKLQHTFGDDGAFWISYDDLLKKYNIFDATRLFGPDWEVTAIWTTLSVPWTLDYHDTYFAFTISKPGPVVLVLAQLDERYFRGLQGQYRFDLQLRLHKAGQEDYVVRSQASYRMNRSVNVELDLEAGSYEVLVKLDAVRNDQFLPIEQVIRNNAKGRREKLIRMGLAYDLAHSKGKVSESPNEKAARETHEKKQREKKRAEIKRKILEKREQDHYLKTKAVKKRQKEDAKRKARQRARMEKLKASKGPCPLPPKQPDIHAATLRVSELSKPTSGKRTRIREVDCADLEFATSVLRVEEKAQSHGKPDGHAEVTVAREPRVLPRAQDGAKPANSKQAGILALYSEEMSTELPNPTLDTRQSKVDARQVASVKSEDHEATPQASEAAISEATAPSEASEHLLCESDDDDFASVSSLSELSERELELHIDAVEAQERVPVGRMPPQPAAAASVDDQDEFERDPWNAVAVVGLRIYYKTSEDYQDEIIVKLRVVRPSPYDEAEEGPPEASDPGDNKSKGLDVDDSAKDATLEGEIQQRKKSIRPTSEDLGDVSSSKACDDLVRRT, encoded by the exons ATGTCTTTTGGGAACAGCTccgactcggactcggactccAGTTCCTCATCCGCGGGGCGCAACATCACCCACTCGCACCATCGAAAATATATAGCCAGCATGCCCGTAACCGTCAGTAAACCCCGAAAGACGAAGCAACAACCTCCTCAGGAAATCATCGACGAGTTCTGGGCGAAGTTCACTACTAAAACCCCAGGCAAAG CTACCACTGTCGTTCCTCAGAATGCATACGCAGAGAGGGTTGCGAAGCGATCTGCCACTGCCACAGGCATCGGCACTCAAGTTTCGTACGACGAGGCCGCAACTGTCTGCAGAGCTAAAGTCGAGAAAATTGTACAAGAGTGTCGGAGGGTAAACCAGCGATACAGAGACCCTCATTACGATATCGAGTTCGACCTGAAGTTTGGACGGCGAGATTGCCTCGAATCGCTCTGTAACACCAGGGGTGAAGAGCCGCCACAGTCCACGTTCCACCCCAAGGCCGTCAAGCGAGTTGTCGATATCTTCGACAGCCCGCAGTTCTACATTGACGGGCCTACGGCTAATGATGTACGCCAAGGCAGGGATGGAGACTGCTGGCTGATGGCTGCGCTGTGCAACCTGAGCAACAAACCCGGACTGATCGAGAGAGTTTGCGTTGCCCACGACCAAGATGTCGGCGTGTACGGGTTCGTCTTTCACCGCGACGGAGAATGGTACAGCGAGATCATTGATGATAAG CTATACCTCACAAAACCTGACTACGATGAAGGCTATCTCGAACGCATTCTGTGGGAAGACCGGGAGCGTGTCAACTCCGAGGAAGCCTACAGACGCATCTACCAGACAAACAGCGGTGCACTGTATTTTGCCCAATGCGAGAATCCAAACGAAACGTGGTTGCCTCTCCTCGAGAAGGCTTATGCAAAGGCGCATGGCGACTATGCGTCTATCGAGGGTGGGTTTAccggcgaggccatcgaggaccTTACGGGAGGCGTCACATCCGAGATATACACGACCGACATCCTTGACAGGGAGTATTTTTGGAATGAGAAGCTCCTCAAAGTCAATCAAGACTGGCTTCTTGGCTGCTCCACAGGATTTGCATCGAGAGGCTGGGGCGAACGAAAGGGCATCATAGAAATGCATGCCTATAGTGTCATGAAAGCAGTCGAGATGGATGGCCACAGACTGGTCCTGCTGAAGAATCCTTGGGGCAAGGGGGAATGGAAAGGTGCCTGGA GTGACGGCTCTAAGGAATGGACCTCGGAGTGGTTGCAAAAACTCCAACATACgtttggcgacgacggagctTTCTGGATCTCCTACGATGACCTTCTCAAGAAGTACAACATCTTCGATGCGACTCGGCTCTTTGGCCCTGACTGGGAGGTCACGGCCATCTGGACAACTCTCTCCGTGCCATGGACACTGGATTACCACGATACATACTTTGCCTTCACAATCTCGAAGCCAGGACCTGTGGTTCTTGTTCTGGCACAACTGGATGAGCGCTACTTTCGGGGGCTCCAAGGACAGTACAGGTTCGATTTGCAACTACGTCTACACAAAGCCGGCCAGGAGGACTATGTCGTACGGAGTCAAGCATCTTACCGCATGAACCGGTCTGTCAATGTTGAGCTTGACCTCGAAGCTGGTAGCTACGAGGTCCTCGTCAAGTTGGATGCGGTGCGAAATGACCAGTTCCTTCCCATCGAACAGGTCATCCGGAATAATGCCAAGGGCCGCCGCGAGAAGCTGATCCGAATGGGTTTGGCATACGACCTTGCTCACAGCAAAGGAAAGGTTTCCGAGTCACCTAATGAGAAGGCAGCTAGAGAAACCcacgagaagaagcagcgGGAAAAGAAACGGGCTGAAATCAAACGCAAGATCCTCGAGAAACGAGAGCAAGACCATTACCTCAAAACCAAAGCCGTCAAGAAGAGGCAGAAAGAGGATGCAAAACGCAAGGCACGGCAAAGGGCTAGAatggagaagctcaaggcctCCAAAGGACCTTGCCCTTTGCCACCGAAGCAACCAGACATTCATGCCGCCACCTTGAGGGTCTCAGAGCTCTCAAAACCAACGTCTGGAAAGCGTACTCGGATCCGAGAAGTTGATTGCGCGGATCTTGAGTTTGCGACCAGCGTGTTGAGAGTAGAAGAAAAGGCTCAGAGTCACGGCAAGCCTGATGGTCATGCAGAGGTAACAGTTGCTAGAGAACCACGTGTCTTGCCTCGAGCCCAAGACGGAGCGAAACCGGCCAATAGCAAGCAAGCCGGGATACTCGCTCTTTACTCCGAAGAAATGTCCACAGAATTGCCAAATCCAACTCTCGATACCCGACAGTCGAAAGTTGATGCGCGCCAGGTCGCCAGTGTCAAGAGCGAAGACCACGAAGCCACTCCGCAAGCGAGCGAAGCAGCCATAAGTGAGGCGACAGCCCCTTCAGAAGCCTCCGAGCATTTACTATGCGAgtccgacgacgatgacttTGCAAGTGTTTCCAGCTTGTCGGAGCTCTCGGAGCGTGAACTGGAACTCCATATCGATGCAGTGGAGGCACAAGAACGCGTTCCTGTCGGTCGTATGCCGCCGCAgccagccgcagcagcatctGTAGACGACCAGGACGAGTTCGAAAGGGACCCTTGGAACGCCGTGGCTGTCGTAGGTCTTCGAATATACTACAAAACATCGGAGGACTACCAAGATGAAATCATCGTCAAGCTACGAGTCGTGCGACCAAGCCCTTACGATGAAGCAGAGGAAGGGCCGCCCGAAGCCTCGGATCCGGGCGATAATAAGTCGAAAGGCTTGGATGTGGACGACAGCGCCAAAGATGCTACTCTGGAGGGTGAGATTCAACAACGAAAGAAGAGCATCAGGCCTACCAgcgaggatctcggcgatgtATCCTCGTCCAAGGCCTGCGACGATCTTGTCAGAAGAACATGA
- a CDS encoding WD repeat domain-containing protein — MSAEKRPASDEPGAGQMIVKRQNVGSSTGALARLNASGKSSALVQTAPRTSNLQAPVMELSGHSGEIFAAKFDPTGNFIASGSMDRSILLWRTYGDCENYGVLTGHRGAVLDLQWSRDSKIVYSASADTHLASWDLENGTRIRRYIGHDEIVNTMDISKRGEGMLVSGSDDGTIGLWDPRSKHAADHIETEFPITAIAMSEAGNEVYSGGIDNDIKVWDIRKKSVVYSMLGHQDTVTSLRASPDSQSLLSFAMDSTVRTWDIRPFAPTDRHIRTFDGASVGLEKNLIRASWDSEGKKVAVGSGDGTATIWSTETGKLMYKLPGHKGTVNCVEFAPGTEPIVLSASSDRNMLLGELR; from the exons ATGTCTGCCGAAAAAAGACCGGCGTCCGACGAGCCTGGCGCGGGCCAGATGATTGTGAAGCGCCAGAACGTGGGATCGTCAACAGGAGCGCTGGCGAGGCTCAATGCCTCGGGAAAGAGCAGCGCATTGGTTCAGACG GCTCCCCGAACAAGCAATCTGCAGGCACCAGTCATGGAGCTCTCCGGCCACTCGGGCGAGATCTTTGCCGCCAAGTTTGATCCTACCGGAAACTTCATTGCTTCCGGTTCGATGGATAGAAGTATCT TGTTGTGGCGGACATACGGCGACTGCGAAAACTATGGCGTTCTTACTGGCCATCGGGGCGCTGTCCTGGATCTTCAATGGTCCAGAGACTCTAAGATCGTATATTCGGCTTCGGCCGACACACATCTAGCAAGCTGGGATCTTGAGAACGGTACGAGAATACGAAGGTACATTGGGCATGACGAGATTGTGAACACGATGGACATCAGCAAACGAGGCGAGGGCATGCTGGTGAGCGGTAGCGACGACGGCACAATAGGGCTTTGGGACCCGAGATCAAAGCACGCGGCGGATCACATTGAGACAGAGTTCCCCATCACAGCCATTGCCATGTCTGAGGCCGGGAACGAAGTCTACTCAGGCGGCATCGACAACGACATCAAGGTCTGGGACATACGCAAGAAGTCAGTTGTGTACTCCATGCTTGGCCACCAGGACACGGTCACCTCCCTCCGAGCATCTCCGGACTCGCAATCGCTGCTTTCATTTGCCATGGACTCCACGGTGAGAACATGGGACATTCGTCCATTCGCACCAACAGACAGACATATCAGAACATTTGACGGCGCTTCTGTAGGGCTCGAGAAGAACCTCATTCGAGCCAGCTGGGATTCTGAGGGCAAAAAGGTAGCTGTTGGTTCGGGCGACGGCACTGCCACTATTTGGTCCACTGAGACCGGCAAGCTCATGTACAAGCTTCCTGGACACAAGGGGACTGTGAATTGTGTCGAGTTTGCGCCTGGCACGGAACCCATCG TACTTTCTGCGTCATCTGATCGCAACATGCTTCTCGGAGAACTGCGGTGA
- a CDS encoding Beta-glucosidase, producing MADFDVEEVLKKLTVSEKVDLLAGIDFWHTKALPNHNIPSIRLSDGPNGVRGTKFFNGIKAACFPCGTALGATFNTELLEEAGKKMGEEAKLKGAHCILGPTINMQRSPLGGRGFESIGEDPVLAGLGSAAIVRGIESTGIQATPKHFVCNDQEHKRNAVHSIVTERALREIYALPFQLTFRDSTPGALMTAYNGVNGTYCSENADLLDKLVRKEWGWDGMIMSDWYGTYSTTEAANAGLDLEMPGPPRFRGEPLKFNVSTDKVRQHVLDERARAMLKFIKKAVATGIPEGAPEKTGDTPETAELLRRIGGESIVLLKNEDNVLPLKKDKKTVVIGPNAKIATYHGGGSASLAAYYAVTPFDGISKKLESPPEYTEGAYSHKLLPLLGNVCKSADGKPGMTMRAYNEPPTDQSRECLDELVLTKTELLLVDYYNPKFKSKLWYADFEGSFVAEEDCTYELGLIVCGTANLFVNDKLVIDNSTKQRQGDAFFGAATLEEKGRVELKKGETYTFKVEFASAPSSKLQGDNVVFGGGALRIGGCKVIDDQAEIAKAAALARDADQVIICSGLNADWETEGNDRADMDLPGYLNKLISAVAQANPNTVVVNQSGTPVRMPWVKDVKALVQAWYGGNETGNAIADVLFGDVNPSAKLSLSFPERVQDNPAYLNYRAEASRTLYGEDVYIGYRYYEYIDRPVLFPFGHGLSYTSFGFSDLKVAEKDGKIAVDITVKNTGKVQGAEVVQVYVAPKQKAKINRPLKELKGFAKVSLAAGESKKVTVVIETKYAASYFDEERHQWCAEEGEYEVIVSDSSVLTDKAVKGSFKVGETFWWSGL from the exons ATGGCCGACTTTGATGTGGAAGAGGTGCTCAAGAAGCTCACCGTCTCGGAGAAGGTTGACCTTCTTGCAG GCATCGACTTCTGGCACACCAAGGCCCTCCCCAATCACAACATCCCCTCAATCCGACTCTCCGACGGCCCTAACGGCGTTCGCGGCACCAAGTTCTTCAATGGCATTAAGGCCGCCTGTTTCCCTTGCGGGACGGCCCTAGGCGCCACCTTCAACACTGAACTCCTCGAGGAAGCTGGTAAGAAGATGGGTGAGGAGGCCAAGCTCAAGGGAGCCCACTGCATTCTGGGCCCCACCATCAACATGCAACGATCCCcgctcggcggccgaggtttCGAGTCCATTGGTGAGGACCCGGTTCTGGCCGGTCTCGGCTCCGCTGCCATCGTGAGAGGCATCGAGAGCACCGGTATCCAGGCGACCCCCAAGCACTTCGTGTGCAATGACCAGGAGCACAAGCGAAATGCCGTCCATAGCATTGTGACGGAACGCGCGCTGCGCGAGATCTACGCCCTCCCCTTCCAGCTGACCTTCCGCGACTCCACCCCAGGCGCTCTCATGACGGCGTACAACGGCGTGAACGGCACCTACTGCAGTGAGAACGCCGACCTGCTGGACAAGCTTGTTCGCAAGGAGTGGGGCTGGGACGGAATGATCATGAGCGATTGGTATGGAACTTACAGTACGACGGAGGCGGCcaacgccggcctcgacctggaGATGCCCGGGCCCCCTCGCTTCCGCGGAGAGCCTCTCAAGTTTAACGTGTCGACGGATAAGGTCCGTCAGCACGTTCTTGACGAGAGAGCCCGCGCTATGCTTAAGTtcatcaagaaggccgtGGCCACCGGCATTCCCGAGGGTGCCCCTGAGAAGACAGGCGACACCCCCGAGACCGCCGAGTTGTTGAGACGCATTGGCGGGGAGAGCATCGTCCTTCTCAAGAACGAGGACAACGTGCTCCCCctgaagaaggacaagaag ACAGTTGTCATCGGCCCCAACGCTAAGATTGCCACCTACCACGGAGGTGGTTCCGCCTCCCTGGCCGCCTACTACGCCGTCACCCCCTTTGACGGCATTAGCAAGAAGCTCGAGTCGCCCCCCGAGTACACCGAGGGTGCCTACTCCCACAagctcctccccctcctcggcAACGTCTGCAAGtcggccgacggcaagcccgGTATGACGATGCGTGCCTACAATGAACCCCCAACGGACCAAAGCCGCGAGTgcctcgacgagcttgtcCTGACCAAGACGgagctgctcctcgtcgactaCTACAACCCGAAGTTCAAGTCCAAGCTCTGGTACGCCGACTTCGAGGGTTCgttcgtcgccgaggaggactgCACCTACGAGCTCGGCCTCATCGTCTGCGGCACGGCCAACCTTTTCGTCAACGACAAGCTGGTCATCGACAACAGCACTAAGCAGCGCCAGGGCGACGCCTTCTTCGGCGCTGCCACtctcgaggagaagggccgcgtcgagctcaagaagggcgagacgtacaccttcaaggtcgagttcgcctcggccccgtcgtccaaGCTGCAAGGCGACAATGTCGTctttggcggcggtgccctGCGCATCGGCGGCTGCAAGGTTATCGACGACCAGGCGGAGATCGCaaaggccgccgccctcgccaggGACGCTGATCAAGTCATTATCTGCTCCGGTCTCAACGCCGACTGGGAGACGGAGGGTAATGACCGCGCCGACATGGACCTGCCGGGCTACCTGAACAAGCTTATCTCGGCTGTCGCCCAGGCGAACCCCAACACCGTGGTCGTCAACCAGTCGGGAACGCCGGTGCGCATGCCCTGGGTCAAGGACGTCAAGGCCCTCGTCCAGGCCTGGTACGGCGGCAACGAGACGGgcaacgccatcgccgacgtgCTCTTCGGCGATGTCAACCCCTCGGCCAAGCTCTCCCTCAGCTTCCCCGAGCGCGTCCAGGACAACCCGGCCTACCTCAACTACCGCGCCGAGGCCAGCCGCACGCTGTACGGCGAGGATGTCTACATTGGGTACCGCTACTACGAGTACATTGACCGTCCCGTGCTCTTCCCCTTCGGCCACGGCCTGTCGTACACAAGCTTTGGCTTCAGCGACCTCAAGGTCGCGGAGAAGGACGGTAAgatcgccgtcgacatcaCGGTCAAGAACACGGGCAAAGtgcagggcgccgaggtcgtgcAGGTGTACGTCGCGCCTAAGCAGAAGGCCAAGATCAACCGCCCTctcaaggagctcaagggcTTTGCCAAGGTTTCGCTCGCGGCTGGGGAGAGCAAGAAGGTCACGGTCGTCATCGAGACCAAGTACGCCGCCAGCTACTTCGATGAGGAGCGCCACCAGTGGtgcgccgaggagggcgagtaCGAGGTCATCGTCAGCGACAGTAGTGTCTTGACGgacaaggccgtcaaggGCAGCTTCAAGGTTGGCGAGACCTTTTGGTGGTCCGGTCTCtaa
- a CDS encoding Transporter particle component, which produces MAANKATRLGEEIWKTRIDKVNAELVTLTYGTIVAQLCKDYDSDYAEVNKQLDKMGYNIGLRLIEDYLAKSNTMKRCANFRETADMIARVGFKIFLNITPQVTNWTTDNKQFSLVFDENPLADFVELPDDERAQDELWYSNIFCGVLRGALEMVQMQVEAHFISDVLRGHDTTEMRVSLVRYIDDELPPEDD; this is translated from the exons ATGGCCGCAAATAAGGCAACCCGCTTGGGCGAGGA GATCTGGAA GACTCGGATAGACAAAGTcaacgccgagctcgtcacCCTTACTTACGGAACGATCGTTGCGCAACTATGCAAGGACTACGACAGCGATTATGCCGAGGTTAACAAGCAGCTGGACAAGATGGGGTACAATATCGGCCTCCGTCTCATTGAGGACTATTTGGCCAAATCCAACACGATGAAGAGATGCGCAAACTTTCGCGAGACAGCAGACATGATTGCCAGG GTCGGCTTCAAAATCTTCCTTAATATCACACCGCAAGTGACGAATTGGACGACAGATAACAAGCAGTTCTCGCTCGTCTTTGATGAGAATCCTCTGGCTGACTTCGTCGAGCtgcccgacgacgagcgaGCCCAGGATGAGCTGTGGTACTCGAATATCTTTTGCGGCGTGCTGCGAGGAGCATTGGAGATGGTGCAGATGCAAGTGGAGGCGCATTTCATCAGCGACGTCCTCCGGGGCCATGACACGACAGAAATGAGGGTGTCATTAGTGCGGTACATTGATGACGAACTCCCGCCGGAAGATGATTGA
- a CDS encoding Zinc knuckle, with translation MANSRCATVNALDKETNMNDPSHNTTKMSSLSRRACYKCGNVGHYAEVCSSAERLCYNCKQPGHESNGCPLPRTTEAKQCYHCQGLGHVQADCPTLRLSGAGTSGRCYNCGQPGHLARACPSPAGVNMGRGGPVPRGAFGGYGRGGFAGGPRPATCYKCGGPNHFARDCQAQAMKCYACGKLGHISRDCTAPNGGPLNTAGKTCYQCGEAGHISRDCPQKATNGEIPNEVDLTAAPGIPQPAVAPIAPIAPVA, from the exons ATGGCAAACAGCAGATGCGCGACAGTGAATGCTCTCGACAAAGAAACTAACATGAACGATCCCAGCCACAATACCACCAAAATGTCTTCCCTCTCTCGTCGCGCCTGCTACAAGTGTGGCAATGTTGGCCACTACGCCGAGGTCTGCTCTTCTGCTGAGCGCCTCTGCTATAACT GCAAGCAGCCCGGCCATGAGTCCAACGGCTGCCCTCTGCCCCGCACGACCGAAGCCAAGCAGTGCTATCACTGCCAGGGCCTTGGCCATGTGCAGGCCGACTGCCCTACCCTGCGCTTGAGTGGCGCTGGCACCAGCGGCCGTTGCTACAACTGTGGTCAGCCCGGCCACCTCGCT CGTGCTTGCCCCAGCCCCGCCGGTGTTAATATGGGCCGTGGCGGTCCCGTTCCCCGCGGTGCATTCGGAGGTTACGGCCGCGGTGGCTTCGCTGGTGGCCCACGCCCCGCTACCTGCTACAAGTGCGGCGGCCCCAACCACTTTGCCAGAGACTGCCAGGCTCAGGCCATGAAGTGCTACGCTTGCGGCAAGCTCGGCCATATCTCGCGCGACTGCACTGCGCCCAACGGTGGCCCTCTCAACACTGCTGGCAAGACCTGCTACCAGTGCGGCGAGGCCGGTCACATCTCTCGTGACTGCCCCCAGAAGGCCACTAACGGCGAAATCCCTAATGAAGTTGACCTGACGGCTGCTCCCGGCATCCCTCAGCCCGCTGTTGCGCCCATCGCGCCCATTGCGCCCGTCGCCTAG
- a CDS encoding Kinetochore protein has translation MASTQAPPPTVIAQKQAFLAAQTRLFSQPLRPSRPWLAANEAAESPLPDPVVEHVVARLNTTVLQHSRRAYSHQASRHVAEQIDALYLSQPPAAQDHEPAEGLSLSLDLSTSFSWYPEHAFYQRPPLAARMSDSSTKAEEAAVKSLPPTWPVDHDVTMYPMEAKRYAEQVDRLKSLAELRQQTTARLERLRRMKALLDPFRSDDDGIGVQENLITRDGEVEKEMESMRVLLARVGGRVNLLSASTEPVSPFGEGDPLAVRSVATGEKRKLDDLLNHF, from the coding sequence ATGGCATCAACGCAGGCCCCTCCGCCAACAGTAATCGCCCAGAAACAagccttcctcgccgcgcaGACCCGTCTCTTTTCACAGCCCCTCCGACCTTCCCGCCCCTGGCTCGCCGCAaacgaggccgccgagtcCCCCCTCCCGGACCCGGTCGTTgagcacgtcgtcgcccgcctcAACACCACCGTACTGCAGCACTCGCGACGCGCCTACTCGCACCAGGCGAGTCGCCACGTCGCCGAGCAGATCGACGCCCTCTACCTGTCTCAGCCGCCCGCGGCGCAGGACCACGAGCCGGCCGAgggtctgtctctctctttggaCCTTAGTACGTCATTCTCATGGTACCCCGAGCACGCTTTTTATCAAAGGCCACCCTTGGCAGCACGGATGTCTGACAGTAGCACAAAAGCCGAAGAGGCTGCCGTCAAGTCCCTTCCGCCAACTTGGCCGGTTGACCACGACGTGACCATGTATCCCATGGAAGCCAAGCGGTACGCAGAGCAAGTGGATCGCCTCAAATCGCTCGCTGAGCTGAGGCAGCAGACCACCGCCCGCCTTGAGCGTTTGCGGCGCATGAAGGCCTTACTCGACCCCTTCCGctccgacgatgacggcatCGGCGTGCAGGAGAATCTTATCAcccgcgacggcgaggtagagaaggagatggagagtATGCGAGTTCTTTTGGCACGTGTCGGTGGCCGCGTCAACCTTCTGTCTGCGTCCACGGAGCCCGTGAGCCCATTCGGGGAGGGCGATCCCCTCGCCGTGAGATCCGTGGCTACGGGAGAGAAACGAaagctcgacgacctcctcaACCACTTCTAA